The following coding sequences lie in one Kribbella sp. NBC_00709 genomic window:
- a CDS encoding amino acid permease: MGARDLGHFGYAQQLSRRVGSYASFAAGFSFVSILTTVFQLFGLGFGFGGTAFFWTWPAVLAGQLMVALCFAELAARYPLSGAIYQWARRLGGAVVGWFAGWTMVIAQIITLATAAIALQVVLPAVWPGFQLVGSDPALASKDGAANAVLLGCLLLVATTLLNATSVRITALVNSVGVTCELIGVVLIVVLLTSRAERGPSVVLHTTNLDSTTGYVVPLLISALMAAYVLVGFDSAGELSEETHKPRATTPRTIIRAVVASGIGGAFLIVAALMAAPSLTDGNLATQGLPYVLTSRLGTTPGKLLLLDVALAVCVCTLAIQTAAARMIFSMARDNVLPGSRQLRQVSERTGTPVAATVVPGVLAAVCLVVNVGNAGLFLGLASVCIMLLYVAYLMVTTPLLVRRLTGGGLPAGVDENGRPLFSLGRFGLVVNIIAVAYGLAMAINLGWPRAEVYDPAGDGWYLHYLPLITLAIVAAGGLLAYRAQRTAYYASIGVPTRTTTPAVEAEGASA; the protein is encoded by the coding sequence TTGGGCGCACGGGACCTCGGCCATTTCGGCTACGCCCAGCAGCTCTCGCGCCGCGTCGGCAGCTACGCGTCGTTCGCGGCCGGCTTCTCGTTCGTCTCCATCCTCACCACTGTCTTCCAGCTCTTCGGCCTGGGCTTCGGCTTCGGCGGTACGGCGTTCTTCTGGACCTGGCCCGCTGTCCTGGCCGGCCAGTTGATGGTGGCGTTGTGCTTCGCCGAACTCGCCGCGCGGTACCCGTTGTCGGGCGCGATCTACCAGTGGGCTCGTCGTCTCGGAGGCGCCGTGGTCGGCTGGTTCGCTGGCTGGACGATGGTGATCGCGCAGATCATCACGCTAGCCACCGCCGCGATCGCGCTGCAGGTCGTGCTGCCTGCGGTCTGGCCCGGCTTCCAGTTGGTCGGCAGTGACCCTGCCCTGGCGTCGAAGGACGGCGCCGCGAACGCCGTACTCCTCGGCTGCCTGCTGCTCGTCGCGACCACTCTGCTCAACGCGACCAGCGTGCGGATCACCGCGCTCGTCAACTCGGTCGGAGTGACCTGTGAGCTGATTGGCGTCGTTCTGATCGTCGTATTGTTGACAAGCCGCGCCGAGCGCGGTCCGTCCGTCGTCCTGCACACGACGAACCTGGACAGCACGACCGGGTACGTCGTACCGCTGCTCATCTCGGCGTTGATGGCGGCGTACGTGCTGGTCGGATTCGACAGTGCGGGCGAGCTGTCGGAGGAGACGCACAAGCCGCGCGCGACGACCCCGCGCACCATCATCCGCGCGGTCGTTGCCTCCGGCATCGGTGGTGCGTTCCTGATCGTCGCCGCGTTGATGGCCGCGCCGTCGCTGACCGACGGAAACCTTGCCACCCAAGGCCTCCCCTACGTGCTGACGAGCCGGCTGGGTACGACGCCCGGCAAGCTCCTGCTGCTCGACGTCGCGCTCGCGGTCTGCGTGTGCACGCTCGCCATCCAGACCGCCGCGGCCCGGATGATCTTCTCGATGGCGCGCGACAACGTCCTGCCGGGCTCGCGACAGCTGCGCCAGGTGTCCGAGCGCACCGGCACGCCGGTGGCCGCAACCGTCGTACCGGGTGTGCTGGCCGCTGTCTGCCTGGTCGTGAACGTGGGGAACGCGGGCCTGTTCCTCGGCCTCGCCAGCGTCTGCATCATGCTGCTGTACGTCGCGTACCTGATGGTCACCACGCCCTTGCTGGTACGACGTCTGACCGGCGGCGGGCTGCCGGCCGGAGTGGACGAGAACGGCCGGCCGCTGTTCTCGCTCGGACGCTTCGGTCTGGTTGTCAACATCATCGCGGTGGCGTACGGGCTCGCGATGGCGATCAACCTCGGCTGGCCGCGCGCGGAGGTGTACGACCCGGCCGGCGACGGCTGGTACCTCCACTACCTCCCGCTGATCACCCTCGCCATCGTCGCCGCGGGCGGACTCCTCGCCTACCGCGCCCAGCGCACCGCGTACTACGCCTCGATCGGCGTACCCACGCGCACCACCACACCGGCGGTGGAAGCAGAAGGAGCCAGCGCATGA
- a CDS encoding amidohydrolase family protein, translating to MTRRLLLHSGSVLDVDRGEVRTADVVVEGDRIVGVGLGLDGDEAVDCGGGMLVPGFIDCHTHVCIAQTRLDPFGLPRSVRPLSAVLVLRTLLQLGVTTVRDAWGADAGVRMAVEKGWIDGPELLISLRQVGTTGGIGDLWAPRTGAVDFFDDPSLPDPIFDGPDAARAVVRRMVRAGADWIKVTATGSMAIGKGVHDLELTADEMGALVDEARRRGGRKVMVHAHGARAVELAARAGAASIEHGTYLDEGAVAAMAEAGTWYVPTLSVTQSDPEHAPEGAAEAHRNSMRLAIDAGVRIAMGTDNPVRPHTEVLWELRHLAAAGLGDAGALRAATIEAARLLGLAEDRGEIAVGKRADLVLLDGTELDCTSLENRIRQVIHNGVEV from the coding sequence ATGACGCGGCGTCTTCTTCTGCACTCTGGTTCGGTTCTCGACGTCGACCGCGGTGAGGTTCGTACGGCGGACGTCGTGGTGGAAGGTGATCGGATCGTCGGTGTCGGGCTCGGGCTCGATGGTGATGAGGCGGTCGACTGTGGTGGCGGGATGCTGGTTCCGGGGTTCATCGACTGTCATACGCATGTGTGTATTGCGCAGACGCGGCTTGATCCGTTCGGGTTGCCGCGGTCGGTTCGGCCGTTGTCCGCCGTACTGGTGTTGCGGACGCTGCTCCAGCTCGGCGTGACGACGGTGCGGGATGCGTGGGGCGCCGATGCCGGTGTCCGGATGGCGGTGGAGAAGGGGTGGATCGACGGGCCGGAGTTGTTGATCAGCCTGCGCCAGGTCGGTACGACGGGCGGCATTGGCGACCTGTGGGCGCCGCGGACCGGGGCAGTCGACTTCTTCGACGATCCCTCGCTGCCGGATCCGATCTTCGACGGGCCGGACGCGGCGCGGGCCGTCGTACGGCGGATGGTCCGGGCGGGCGCCGACTGGATCAAGGTGACCGCGACCGGATCGATGGCGATCGGGAAAGGCGTGCACGACCTTGAGCTCACCGCGGACGAGATGGGCGCGCTCGTGGACGAGGCCCGGCGACGCGGCGGCCGGAAGGTCATGGTGCACGCGCACGGAGCGCGGGCGGTCGAGCTGGCCGCGCGAGCCGGGGCGGCGAGCATCGAGCACGGGACTTATCTGGACGAGGGTGCGGTCGCGGCGATGGCTGAGGCGGGCACCTGGTACGTGCCGACGTTGTCCGTCACGCAGTCCGACCCCGAACATGCGCCGGAAGGTGCAGCCGAAGCGCACCGCAACTCGATGCGGCTCGCGATCGACGCCGGAGTACGGATCGCGATGGGCACCGACAATCCCGTCCGGCCACACACGGAGGTGCTGTGGGAGTTGAGGCACCTGGCCGCCGCCGGACTGGGCGATGCCGGGGCGTTGCGGGCGGCAACGATCGAGGCGGCCCGCTTGCTCGGCCTCGCTGAGGACCGCGGCGAGATCGCGGTCGGCAAGCGGGCGGATCTCGTGCTGCTGGATGGGACCGAGCTGGACTGTACTTCGCTCGAGAACCGGATCCGGCAGGTCATTCACAACGGCGTCGAGGTTTGA
- a CDS encoding DUF1989 domain-containing protein, translating into MTPADAVSDATSATPAPAHEIPGDAAWSAPVRAGRTITLTALSDGANATMLIIGADRLDRLNIPDTLKSQMSARIKPGMVLMSDRGLALATVIASSLDWHDCLAGARPNRLLLLELIKHGFGEADLHGCINFFSKVAVADDPRASLAFIPDHAHTGDTVTLRADQDLLIFISTAPHPLSDGSAASVAVQLENPVNVEDPDLREEAIRALRLTRELIA; encoded by the coding sequence ATGACTCCCGCTGACGCCGTTTCCGACGCCACCTCTGCCACCCCCGCGCCCGCTCACGAGATTCCCGGGGACGCCGCGTGGTCTGCGCCGGTGCGTGCGGGACGCACGATCACGCTGACCGCGCTCAGCGACGGCGCGAACGCGACGATGCTGATCATCGGCGCCGACCGCCTCGACCGCCTGAACATCCCCGACACGTTGAAATCCCAGATGTCGGCGCGCATCAAACCAGGCATGGTGCTGATGTCGGACCGCGGCCTCGCGCTGGCGACTGTCATCGCCTCAAGCCTCGACTGGCACGACTGCCTCGCCGGCGCCCGCCCGAACCGGCTCCTCCTGCTCGAACTCATCAAGCACGGCTTCGGCGAAGCGGACCTGCACGGCTGCATCAACTTCTTCAGCAAGGTCGCCGTCGCGGACGACCCGCGCGCGTCTCTCGCCTTCATCCCCGACCATGCACACACCGGCGACACCGTCACACTCCGCGCCGACCAGGACCTGCTGATCTTCATCTCGACCGCACCCCATCCGCTGTCCGACGGGTCCGCCGCGAGTGTCGCCGTACAGCTCGAAAACCCTGTAAACGTTGAGGATCCCGACCTGCGCGAGGAAGCGATCCGCGCCCTGCGCCTGACCCGGGAGCTGATCGCATGA
- a CDS encoding 5-oxoprolinase/urea amidolyase family protein: protein MATITVVAPGIQTTVQDLAGRPGLWDVGVPPSGAADELTFALLNAAVGNPDTAAGLECVLNGPVLTCDEDRLVCVGGAVRNATVDNLRVKPGMVIRWPAGSVLDVGPLEGPGMRGYVAIQGGLDVPRVLGSRSTFILGGFGGHDGQPLAAGDRIPLGRQENLLTPLSVELPAMSDSWQLRVIPGPHGAPEHLTTEGIDAFFANAWIVDHRSDRTGIRLIGPTPGWARTDGGEAGLHPSNVHDSAYPVGGIMLSGDTPVIVGKDGPSLGGFVVPAVVIEADRWMLGQLSAGDSVQLVPVTPDVAIEAIEHRRRWLTDLRQEPTSVAVSTGTPNRPDILHRGERSATAPPYTIRCAGEQHLLVEAGPAELDLTVRVWIHLLAQALRHDRPAGVAEIVEGVRSLLVAVDSSRLALTALAERLAFLAAGLDDPETVVLPAREVVLPIAFDHPEAHEAMRRYATSVRPDAPWCPDNVEFIRRVNDLDTRDEVFEIVQAATYLVVGLGDVYLGAPVAVPVDPRHRLVTTKYNPARTWTPQNAVGIGGIYLCVYGMEGPGGYQLVGRTVPVWRLSPTDEQPWLLRQFDLIRFTPVSAEQLAHERAEIAAGRADLKTTPATFSISDVRRIEQEAPVDIATVRARRRAAFEAERARWGA, encoded by the coding sequence TTGGCCACCATCACAGTCGTTGCCCCAGGCATCCAAACGACGGTGCAGGATCTCGCCGGCCGGCCCGGGCTGTGGGACGTCGGCGTACCGCCGTCAGGCGCTGCTGACGAACTCACGTTCGCGCTGCTCAACGCCGCGGTCGGCAATCCGGACACCGCGGCCGGACTGGAGTGCGTACTCAACGGACCGGTGCTCACCTGCGACGAAGATCGGCTGGTCTGCGTCGGCGGCGCTGTCCGCAATGCAACTGTCGACAATCTGCGAGTCAAGCCCGGGATGGTCATCCGGTGGCCGGCGGGCTCCGTGCTGGACGTCGGTCCGCTCGAAGGTCCAGGGATGCGCGGGTACGTGGCGATCCAGGGCGGGCTCGACGTACCGCGGGTGCTCGGCAGCCGGTCAACGTTCATCCTCGGAGGCTTCGGCGGTCACGACGGCCAGCCGCTCGCTGCCGGCGACCGGATTCCGCTTGGCAGGCAGGAGAATCTGCTGACTCCGCTCTCGGTGGAACTGCCCGCGATGTCGGACTCCTGGCAGCTGCGGGTCATCCCCGGACCCCACGGCGCGCCGGAACATCTCACCACCGAAGGAATCGACGCGTTCTTTGCCAACGCTTGGATTGTCGACCATCGCTCCGACCGCACCGGCATCCGCCTGATCGGTCCGACTCCCGGCTGGGCCCGGACCGACGGCGGCGAGGCCGGTCTGCATCCCTCGAACGTGCACGATTCGGCGTACCCGGTCGGTGGCATCATGCTGTCCGGGGACACTCCGGTCATCGTCGGCAAGGACGGCCCGTCGCTCGGCGGCTTCGTCGTACCTGCCGTGGTGATCGAAGCCGATCGGTGGATGCTCGGCCAGCTGAGCGCCGGCGACTCGGTACAGCTGGTCCCGGTCACCCCGGACGTGGCGATCGAGGCGATCGAGCACCGGCGTCGCTGGCTGACCGATCTGCGACAAGAGCCAACGTCCGTCGCCGTTTCGACCGGTACGCCGAACCGCCCGGACATCCTGCACCGAGGCGAGCGGTCCGCGACGGCGCCGCCGTACACGATCAGATGCGCCGGCGAGCAACACCTGCTCGTCGAGGCAGGTCCGGCCGAGCTCGACCTCACCGTCCGCGTCTGGATCCACCTACTGGCCCAGGCCCTCCGGCATGATCGGCCGGCCGGCGTCGCGGAGATCGTCGAAGGCGTGCGGTCGCTCCTCGTCGCGGTCGACTCGTCCCGGCTCGCACTGACCGCGCTCGCGGAGCGGCTCGCGTTCCTGGCCGCCGGTCTGGACGATCCCGAGACCGTAGTGCTGCCGGCCCGGGAGGTCGTGCTGCCGATCGCGTTCGATCACCCGGAGGCGCACGAGGCGATGCGCCGGTACGCGACCTCGGTCCGGCCGGACGCACCGTGGTGCCCGGACAACGTCGAGTTCATCCGCCGGGTCAACGATCTCGATACCCGGGACGAGGTCTTCGAGATCGTCCAGGCCGCGACGTACCTGGTGGTCGGTCTCGGCGACGTCTATCTCGGTGCGCCGGTCGCGGTGCCGGTCGACCCGCGGCACCGGCTCGTCACCACGAAGTACAACCCGGCCCGGACCTGGACACCGCAGAACGCGGTCGGAATCGGTGGGATCTATCTCTGTGTGTACGGGATGGAAGGCCCCGGCGGGTACCAGTTGGTCGGGCGCACGGTCCCGGTCTGGCGCCTGTCCCCCACCGACGAGCAGCCTTGGTTGCTGAGGCAGTTCGACCTGATCAGATTCACGCCGGTGTCGGCGGAGCAGCTCGCGCACGAGCGGGCCGAGATCGCCGCCGGGCGGGCAGACCTGAAGACCACGCCGGCGACGTTCTCGATCTCCGACGTACGCCGGATCGAGCAGGAGGCACCTGTGGATATAGCGACCGTGCGGGCCAGACGCCGCGCCGCGTTCGAGGCCGAGCGGGCTCGGTGGGGCGCATGA
- the atzF gene encoding allophanate hydrolase, with protein MNNEWITRVDPVEAADGRLRGLTMALKDNIDLAGVPTTAGDPRNSRPAERNAFVVDRLIAAGAVPLGKTNLDQYATGLVGTRSPYGACHSVFSEQHVSGGSSSGSAVAVATGQVDFALGTDTAGSGRVPAAFNRLVGIKPSRGLVSARGVVPACRSLDCVTVMARTVATARAAYDVMVAYDPDDAWSRRVDDLPRHSAGRVIGVPDVGLDLDPQHEAAWQETLAEAHRLGEVVKVDVRPLLEAADLLYSGPWLAERWLAFGDKLDDDPAVDPTVRAIVRGGAALTASAAFAGFDRLATLARASEHLWTQLDALLLPVTPGHPTLAEVAADPIGANSRLGRFTNMVNLLDLCAVAFPGPDRADGLPFGIQLMAPAGRDDELIDLAALWCGEPVPTRDSGVLLAVAGAHLSGQPLNDQLVRRGARLAFTGRTASSYRMYLVDGPRPGLTRTVTGPDGPGIEVEVWRVPAAELGGFAATIDPPLAIGPLELADGQQVLGFVCTADAADPARDITSSGGWRAYLSGS; from the coding sequence ATGAACAACGAATGGATCACCCGGGTCGACCCGGTCGAGGCGGCGGACGGCCGGTTGCGCGGACTCACGATGGCGCTCAAGGACAACATCGATCTTGCAGGGGTGCCGACGACCGCCGGGGATCCCCGCAACAGTCGCCCCGCGGAGCGCAACGCGTTCGTGGTCGATCGGCTGATCGCGGCCGGCGCCGTACCGCTGGGGAAGACGAACCTCGATCAGTACGCGACCGGGCTGGTCGGCACGCGATCGCCGTACGGCGCCTGTCACTCGGTGTTCTCCGAGCAGCATGTGTCGGGCGGATCGAGCTCGGGCAGTGCCGTGGCCGTGGCGACTGGACAGGTCGACTTCGCGCTCGGCACGGACACGGCTGGTAGCGGTCGGGTTCCGGCTGCGTTCAACCGGCTCGTCGGCATCAAGCCGAGTCGCGGGCTCGTCTCCGCGCGCGGCGTCGTACCGGCCTGTCGATCGCTCGACTGCGTGACCGTGATGGCCCGCACGGTGGCGACCGCGCGGGCGGCGTACGACGTGATGGTTGCCTATGACCCGGATGATGCTTGGTCGCGACGTGTTGACGATCTGCCTCGGCACAGCGCGGGGCGCGTGATCGGCGTACCGGATGTGGGGTTGGATCTGGACCCGCAGCATGAGGCGGCGTGGCAGGAGACGCTCGCCGAGGCCCATCGGCTCGGTGAGGTCGTGAAGGTGGATGTGCGGCCGCTGCTGGAGGCAGCTGATCTGCTGTACTCCGGGCCGTGGTTGGCCGAGCGCTGGCTGGCCTTCGGGGACAAGCTCGACGACGACCCCGCGGTCGATCCGACGGTACGGGCGATCGTGCGGGGCGGCGCGGCGCTGACCGCGTCCGCTGCGTTCGCCGGCTTCGACCGGCTCGCGACGCTCGCCCGCGCGAGCGAGCACCTGTGGACGCAACTCGACGCGCTGCTGCTGCCCGTCACGCCCGGGCATCCCACGCTCGCTGAGGTCGCGGCGGACCCGATCGGCGCGAACAGCCGGCTCGGTCGTTTCACGAACATGGTCAACCTGCTGGATCTGTGCGCGGTCGCGTTCCCGGGTCCGGATCGTGCCGACGGGCTGCCCTTCGGCATCCAGCTCATGGCGCCGGCCGGTCGCGACGACGAGCTGATCGATCTGGCGGCGCTGTGGTGCGGGGAGCCCGTGCCGACCCGTGACTCCGGCGTCCTACTGGCGGTCGCGGGCGCGCATCTGTCCGGCCAGCCGCTGAACGATCAGCTGGTACGGCGTGGCGCGCGGCTCGCATTCACCGGTCGTACTGCGTCGTCGTACCGGATGTATCTGGTCGACGGACCGCGGCCGGGTCTGACGCGGACGGTGACGGGTCCGGACGGGCCGGGGATCGAGGTCGAGGTGTGGCGGGTGCCGGCGGCCGAGCTGGGCGGATTCGCGGCGACCATCGATCCGCCGCTGGCGATCGGACCGCTGGAACTGGCGGACGGACAGCAGGTGCTCGGGTTCGTGTGCACCGCGGACGCCGCGGATCCGGCCCGCGACATCACGTCCTCCGGCGGCTGGCGCGCGTACCTGTCCGGAAGCTGA
- a CDS encoding urea amidolyase associated protein UAAP2, which translates to MTITATTVALDTVVEAGDGALVTVPTGGRLRIVDLHGNQAVDTLFYDAHDIDNRYSAFDTIREQRAVFLTTGSRLVSTRLDELAVISDDTCGRHDTVGGACSQESNVIRYGEFTRHQHACRQTFLRYGAAAGIGQRQLTHNVNFFMNVPVTSTGGLTFEDGLSAPGKYVEITASRDLFVLISNCPQVNNPCNGWNPTPVQLQGWW; encoded by the coding sequence ATGACCATCACCGCAACGACCGTTGCCCTCGACACCGTGGTGGAAGCCGGCGACGGCGCACTCGTGACCGTGCCGACCGGTGGGCGGTTGCGGATTGTCGACCTGCACGGGAACCAAGCCGTCGACACGCTGTTCTACGACGCCCACGACATCGACAACCGCTACTCCGCGTTCGACACGATCCGCGAGCAGCGGGCCGTGTTCCTGACCACCGGATCACGCCTGGTGTCGACCAGGCTCGACGAGCTCGCCGTGATCAGCGACGACACCTGCGGCCGGCACGACACCGTCGGCGGCGCGTGCTCGCAGGAGAGCAACGTCATCCGGTACGGCGAGTTCACGCGTCACCAGCACGCCTGCCGGCAGACGTTCCTCCGCTACGGCGCGGCAGCCGGCATCGGTCAGCGGCAACTCACCCACAACGTCAACTTCTTCATGAACGTGCCGGTGACGTCGACCGGCGGCCTGACGTTCGAGGACGGCCTGTCAGCCCCGGGCAAGTACGTCGAGATCACCGCGAGCCGTGATCTGTTCGTCCTGATCAGCAATTGTCCGCAGGTCAACAATCCTTGTAACGGCTGGAATCCGACGCCGGTCCAGCTCCAAGGCTGGTGGTGA
- a CDS encoding M20 family metallopeptidase → MSLTPAEQKVLDRIDEDLLVRVTQDLVRAHGQNPPGEEAATAAVLAAAARELGLDVRTSPVEPGRDNVTVTLAGGNNPGLLLLGHTDVVPVGDGWTVDPYGGLLRDGRIYGRGTSDMKGGLAAALIALAALRGTALAGPVELTAVVDEEETGKGIRAYIAEAQHRYVGCITAEPTDLQTIIAARGDSYLQVSVHGRASHAGNPDGGANAIYGAAAVVAEIERLHAELATAPHPLLGPATWSVGQINGGTGGSIVPAECVVVADRRLLPGESPAEVLADLGRRVAALRLEDRGLTVELAMPMEMPAFETEADADLIRITEAARLDSGGEPMPLAGWTAACDGGYIARDLAVPVVVLGPGSVTTQAHRADESVPVAELLTAARTYALAAHRLLT, encoded by the coding sequence ATGAGCCTGACACCCGCCGAACAGAAGGTGCTGGACCGGATCGACGAGGACCTGCTGGTCCGCGTCACGCAGGACCTGGTCCGGGCACACGGGCAGAACCCGCCCGGTGAGGAGGCCGCCACCGCAGCCGTCCTCGCCGCGGCGGCCCGTGAGCTCGGGCTCGACGTCCGCACCTCACCCGTCGAACCCGGCCGCGACAACGTCACGGTCACACTTGCCGGAGGCAACAATCCTGGACTGCTGCTGCTCGGCCACACCGACGTGGTCCCGGTCGGCGACGGCTGGACCGTAGACCCGTACGGCGGCCTGCTCCGCGACGGCCGGATCTACGGCCGCGGCACCTCCGACATGAAGGGCGGCCTCGCCGCAGCCCTCATCGCCCTGGCCGCCCTCCGTGGCACCGCGCTCGCCGGCCCGGTCGAACTGACCGCAGTAGTAGACGAAGAAGAAACCGGCAAAGGTATCCGCGCGTACATCGCCGAAGCGCAGCATCGGTACGTCGGCTGTATCACTGCTGAGCCGACCGACCTGCAGACAATCATCGCCGCGCGTGGTGACTCGTACCTGCAGGTTTCCGTGCACGGGCGCGCCTCGCACGCCGGCAACCCGGATGGTGGCGCCAACGCGATCTACGGCGCGGCGGCCGTCGTCGCCGAGATCGAACGCCTGCACGCCGAACTCGCGACCGCACCGCATCCCCTCCTCGGTCCCGCGACCTGGAGCGTCGGCCAGATCAACGGCGGTACCGGCGGCTCGATCGTCCCGGCCGAGTGCGTCGTCGTCGCCGACCGCCGCCTCCTCCCCGGCGAATCCCCCGCCGAGGTCCTCGCCGATCTCGGCCGTCGCGTAGCCGCCCTCCGCCTGGAAGATCGCGGCCTGACCGTCGAACTCGCGATGCCGATGGAGATGCCGGCCTTCGAGACCGAGGCGGACGCCGACCTGATCCGCATCACCGAGGCCGCCCGTCTGGACAGCGGCGGCGAGCCGATGCCGCTGGCCGGGTGGACCGCGGCCTGCGACGGCGGCTACATCGCCCGCGACCTCGCCGTACCCGTCGTCGTCCTCGGCCCCGGCTCAGTCACCACCCAAGCCCACCGCGCCGACGAATCCGTCCCCGTCGCCGAGCTCCTCACGGCAGCCCGCACCTACGCCCTCGCCGCCCACCGCCTCCTCACATAG
- a CDS encoding amidase family protein yields MMTAGEVAERIRTGQVTSREVTEQLLVRIAADTDVNAVVEIRPDHALAAADQADAEVAAGRRVGPLHGVPMTVKDCINVAGLHTTWGNPAFAEYVADRDATVVERLQRAGAIIVGKSNVHTMLADFGQTVNEIYGRTNNPADLTRTPGGSSGGGAAALAADLTYLEYGSDLVGSIRLPAAYCGVYGLKPTNGLVPQRGFQVPGTPDLLSELPKLSTIGPLARSAVDIRTALRATAGPEAPYSWTLTPPRHRRLEDFRVGVVTDHPSAQVTSEVGEALSETIDRLARSGAKIVEGWPDEVDPDEQGDEFGRQVELFFALHGGEPTSMIVNNLLATEYARLEARRKWQRYFEDVDVFLCPTSFAVAFPHGSTTINDQPYDAQVFWIAHASLTGHPALSMPIGHTKDRLPVGAQVIGPWHEDDTAITFAELLAG; encoded by the coding sequence ATGATGACAGCTGGAGAGGTTGCAGAGCGGATTCGCACAGGTCAGGTCACGTCGCGCGAGGTGACCGAGCAACTGCTGGTGAGAATCGCCGCAGACACCGACGTGAACGCGGTCGTGGAGATCCGCCCGGACCACGCGCTAGCAGCGGCCGACCAGGCTGACGCGGAGGTGGCGGCGGGTCGCAGGGTCGGCCCGCTCCATGGTGTTCCGATGACGGTCAAGGACTGCATCAACGTCGCGGGTCTGCACACGACCTGGGGCAATCCGGCGTTCGCGGAGTACGTCGCCGATCGGGATGCGACCGTCGTGGAGCGGCTGCAGCGGGCCGGCGCGATCATTGTCGGCAAGAGCAATGTGCACACGATGCTCGCGGACTTCGGCCAGACCGTGAACGAGATCTACGGCCGGACGAACAACCCCGCCGACCTCACCCGCACGCCAGGCGGTTCGAGCGGCGGCGGAGCGGCCGCACTGGCCGCGGACCTCACGTACCTCGAGTACGGCTCGGACCTGGTCGGCTCGATCCGGCTCCCGGCGGCCTACTGCGGGGTGTACGGACTGAAGCCGACCAACGGCCTCGTCCCGCAACGCGGCTTCCAGGTCCCGGGTACGCCGGACCTGCTGAGCGAACTGCCCAAGTTGTCGACAATCGGACCACTCGCTCGTTCAGCTGTCGACATCCGCACCGCTCTCCGCGCAACGGCCGGCCCCGAGGCGCCGTACTCGTGGACACTGACGCCGCCCCGGCACCGGCGACTGGAGGACTTCCGCGTCGGCGTCGTCACCGATCACCCGTCGGCGCAGGTCACCAGCGAGGTCGGGGAGGCGCTCTCCGAGACGATCGACCGCTTGGCGCGGAGCGGCGCGAAGATCGTCGAGGGCTGGCCGGACGAGGTCGACCCGGACGAGCAGGGCGATGAGTTCGGCCGGCAGGTCGAGCTGTTCTTCGCGCTGCATGGAGGCGAACCGACCTCGATGATTGTCAACAATCTGCTCGCGACCGAATACGCGCGGCTGGAGGCGCGCAGGAAGTGGCAGCGGTACTTCGAGGACGTCGACGTCTTCCTCTGCCCGACGAGCTTCGCTGTCGCCTTCCCGCACGGATCGACGACGATCAACGATCAGCCGTACGACGCGCAGGTGTTCTGGATCGCCCACGCTTCGTTGACCGGCCACCCCGCCCTGAGCATGCCGATCGGACACACCAAGGACCGGCTGCCGGTCGGCGCCCAGGTGATCGGCCCGTGGCACGAGGACGACACCGCGATCACGTTCGCGGAACTGCTGGCTGGTTGA